TTCATATTGTTTCAGTTCCATAAGCTCTATACAGCGCGCAACGTTTTTATACTTGCCTGGAGCAATGCAATAAAAACGCGCCAAGCGTATATTATTAAAGGGACTATCATCTAATTTCTGAGCTTTAGAAAGATGGCTTAAGGCAAGCCCCCAGTCCTGTGCCAGATGTTCTCCTTCCATATACATACGCCCCAGCCTTGCGTACGCTTTGGCAAAGCCAAGTTCTGCACTTTTTTGATAATATTGCACAGCTTTATCCATATTCAAGGCAACTTGTTCGCCTGAATGATAGTAACTACCAAGGTTAAAGTTAGCTCTTGGGTGCCCGTAATCTGCAGCTTTTTGATAATAAAGCAATGCCTTTTGTTCATCATTATCTATACGAGCATCAGCACTAAAGCCATCTGCGATAATAGCGAAATCATAAGCTAATGCGAGCTTACTCTTTTCGCTAAGTATCCCTGGTTCAGGCATTTTTAGCTTCAAGGTACGTAACAAAAACTCACTTGTTATGGCTGCTTCATGCCTGTCACCATACCATGTACTGTGACCATGACCAGTATCTCGATAAAACATGGTTTCAACAGAGTGATTATTGCGCCTCAAAATATATTTAAACCTATTAGAGTGCTCAAAGTCAGCAATATTGTCTTCCCGTCCGGCAATCAATAAAATCGGTGCTTTTAATTTATCAAAGAGGTACAGGGGGGATACATCCATCATACCATCATTAAAATTACCAACAGTTTTAGCTAAATAGTCATGGTACTCTTTACCTGAACGATAATTACTGGCATTAAACAACAAGGGCAAATCATATACGCCAAATGCACCTACCACACAATCATATAATTGAGGGTGCTTGATCGCCAACATAGCCGCAGAATAACCGCCATAGCTTGCCCCTATCGCACACATATATTTAAATTCATGCGATTGCATAACTTGATTAACAGCACTCATGATATCCTGCTCTATCAAGCGACCGAATTCTCCGACACCTTGCTCGGAAAAAGCCTTACCAAATCCAGAAGATCCTCTAAAGTTCACCCTGAGCACAGAAAATCCACGGCTTGCATAGTATTGCACTTCTTTGTTAAATCGATCACTCTCCTGAATCCCTATCGGTCCGCCATGTGGCATGACTAGCAAGGTTGAATGATCAATATCTTGCGCCAAGGTCAAAAATGCTTCGATCTCAACACCGTCTGTGGTCTTAACCGCCATCTGTTTTGAAGGAGAAAAGCTCATACCTTGCAAGTCAGGATAAGAAACAAATAAACGTTTCGCCTGATCCGTATGCTGGTTATAAACGAAATATTGTCCCGGTTCACTAGAGCCATTTACATATAACAAGCTAATTTTTTTCTTTTCTATGTAATCAATGACATAAGCTTCCTGGTTAAAAAATGTTTTAGCCAGACGTTCATTAAAGCGCGCTTTACTTTTTTCAAAATAGAGTTTTTGGCTTAGCCCGTATTGTTTATACGTGACATAATCCAAACCGCCATTATTATCAAAACCAGCCGAAGTAATGTCATATTTTGGATGTTGGTAAATAACCTCTCCAAAAGTTTGATCATTTATATTGAACTCACGCAACAACACCTTATCGCTATCTTTATTGGTCAGCACTGCTATAGTTTGTTCTGTTAAAAAATATAGAACCTTAAAACTGAACTCATTATCTTCAAAGGTTATCACATTGTGCCATTTACCATCTTTCAACGATGCGTATTTAATAGAAAAAGTTTTCTCTTCGTCGTCAGTCTCACTGGTGATAATACGGTTCAGGTTCGCGTCGTATCTGTAATCACTGACATTGGAAGCATCATGTTCAACCTGATAGGCCTGAGCAAAATCACCTTTAACCAGCCGATCAATATCTATAATATATAAATCATAAGAGGTAGATCTTGCCCGCCTGCGCTTCGCAAACATAACTTTACCTGGTTGTTCCGGTAAAATATGGACAAGATAGCCTTTTGTTTTGATCAGACTGAGTTCAACCGTTTTGTTCTTTAATTGACCAACGAAGTTAACATATTGATTATCAACAAGTACGCTAAGATACAGCTGGCTATCGTTTAACCAGGTATAAGCATCTAATACGTTATCATTACCTAAAGCTACCCGGGATACTGATTTATTAGTGCTAAGTTCAAACAAATCGAGATAATGGTTTTTATCATTTCGATAATAACTGGTGACGTAATCAGCAGTTGGAGAAAGCTGTACCATGCCATTATCCGCATTAGTAAACAGTGCATCCCCAGATAAGGGTTGAGCCACCAATAAAGCAGGTACAGCGAATCCCAGACATAAACATATCGCTTTAAAAAGGTACATCATTATTCCCCTGACAAATCAGCTAAAAACTCGAAAAAACGGTCCTGACCCGGTCCACCATATACAACAGAATTTCTCATCAGAATATTCGAATAATCTTTTTCTAAAAATTCTAAAGCTTCAGACGATCGGTTCACTAATTCGATATTAACCTTTGGGTACCAATTACCTCTTCTTATTACTTCCAGGTGGCCAACATAACTTATTTGACCTTCGCTTACTTCAAATTGCCAATTCTGCTCATCGTTCAAAACAAGTTGCCACAAATTATCCAGCATTAAACGATCTAGGGTGTAGATCCCTGCCTCTAGATCGATCAATAAATAATTAGTTCCTTCCTTTATGTCTTTTGAAGTTAATTGAATATCTTGTGGTCCTGTAATATATATAGTTTTCAGGTTTTGGTTGGTTTGAATACCAAAGAGTACATAGCCCTTACCTTGTTCAAGAACGAAGTTTTCATTATTCTTTAAGGAGGTGACCCGGGTTGCGCAACTACAGAGTAATACTGTAGCGATAAGTAACAATAATAACCGCATTGTTTGCCCTAATTACTTTAAGTCTGTTTTTTTCCCTTGCAGGAGATACATCTGAAAAGCTAAAAGCATAATTTGCCTGCTAACTTTCAGGCGAAGCATCTTACACTTTTTATCGGTATATTAGTAACAAATAGTCAATATAAATTTTCACTTATATTAACCTTCAGCGACTTTCCCCAGTATAAAGAAATCACATTTTTTCACAGTGACATCTGCTCATTAACCCTCGCTAATAGTTGATATACTAACCATCAGATATACAGTTGTTGCACCCGGTCGCGGATAAAGTCCACCGCCACCTTCACTTTCGGCACTATAATTTCCTGCTTCTGATAGAGCAGATACACGGCAAAATTTTTATTGGTGGTCACGGACAACGTTGGCTTAATAAAAAGCTGCCGCAACTGCCCGGTGGCGATATAAGGCGCCACTACCCAGCGGGGCAGCATCAAAATGCCGCGCCCCTGCAGCGCTTTTTCCAGCAGCCAGACGCCCTTGTTCGACAATAACACCGCCGGTGCCGAGACATTTTGCCACTGGCCGTCGATTTGCGCCAGCCAGGGAGTCGGTCCCCTCGGGGTGTTAAAATAAAGTCCTTTATGGTTTAACAGCTCAGCGGCGGTTTTCGGCTCTCCCCATTGCTGTAAATAACCGGGAGAAGCCACCGGAAT
This genomic window from Thalassomonas viridans contains:
- a CDS encoding prolyl oligopeptidase family serine peptidase, which codes for MMYLFKAICLCLGFAVPALLVAQPLSGDALFTNADNGMVQLSPTADYVTSYYRNDKNHYLDLFELSTNKSVSRVALGNDNVLDAYTWLNDSQLYLSVLVDNQYVNFVGQLKNKTVELSLIKTKGYLVHILPEQPGKVMFAKRRRARSTSYDLYIIDIDRLVKGDFAQAYQVEHDASNVSDYRYDANLNRIITSETDDEEKTFSIKYASLKDGKWHNVITFEDNEFSFKVLYFLTEQTIAVLTNKDSDKVLLREFNINDQTFGEVIYQHPKYDITSAGFDNNGGLDYVTYKQYGLSQKLYFEKSKARFNERLAKTFFNQEAYVIDYIEKKKISLLYVNGSSEPGQYFVYNQHTDQAKRLFVSYPDLQGMSFSPSKQMAVKTTDGVEIEAFLTLAQDIDHSTLLVMPHGGPIGIQESDRFNKEVQYYASRGFSVLRVNFRGSSGFGKAFSEQGVGEFGRLIEQDIMSAVNQVMQSHEFKYMCAIGASYGGYSAAMLAIKHPQLYDCVVGAFGVYDLPLLFNASNYRSGKEYHDYLAKTVGNFNDGMMDVSPLYLFDKLKAPILLIAGREDNIADFEHSNRFKYILRRNNHSVETMFYRDTGHGHSTWYGDRHEAAITSEFLLRTLKLKMPEPGILSEKSKLALAYDFAIIADGFSADARIDNDEQKALLYYQKAADYGHPRANFNLGSYYHSGEQVALNMDKAVQYYQKSAELGFAKAYARLGRMYMEGEHLAQDWGLALSHLSKAQKLDDSPFNNIRLARFYCIAPGKYKNVARCIELMELKQYEERSKAVFRSAAKEVSKTLVWILADADLTQEELELVQQFAMASFQLTEVDVTFENVADGIFEYRESKKFGGHGEYRLVAPGAQVNTYGKNKKLHIGVLFDLDVPGIDGSTVRTAVAARWSMTTADGRRKYLQHKFLYGPPVGEWSMLYEVGDIEETATMTLEIFDFNQTRIYFDEYELSPAS